The following proteins come from a genomic window of Corynebacterium sp. P4-C1:
- a CDS encoding mismatch-specific DNA-glycosylase → MHDRIPDPCRLLIVGINPGALSEEVDAPFAHPGNRFWPALEAAGMTPYRVQASHGLAEQDEDMLAIQGIGFTNLVDRMTPKASDLSRVELVKGGKRLEGAVAKHRPAAVMIAGVGAYRDAFGRRKAVRGLQSETISGVPVWVVGNPSGLNAHETVETLAASYREVWASTHPPQ, encoded by the coding sequence ATGCACGACCGAATTCCCGACCCTTGCCGGCTGCTCATCGTAGGTATCAACCCAGGAGCGCTGTCCGAGGAGGTGGACGCACCATTCGCGCACCCCGGTAACCGTTTCTGGCCCGCGTTGGAAGCCGCCGGGATGACGCCCTACCGCGTGCAGGCGAGCCACGGGTTGGCGGAGCAGGACGAGGACATGCTCGCCATACAGGGGATTGGTTTCACCAACCTCGTCGACCGGATGACGCCCAAGGCATCCGATTTGAGCAGGGTCGAATTGGTGAAGGGGGGAAAGAGGCTGGAGGGAGCCGTCGCTAAGCATCGCCCAGCTGCTGTGATGATTGCTGGTGTCGGTGCCTACCGGGATGCCTTTGGGCGGCGAAAAGCGGTGCGGGGACTGCAATCCGAGACGATCTCCGGCGTGCCCGTGTGGGTGGTGGGCAACCCGAGTGGACTAAATGCGCACGAGACCGTCGAAACGCTGGCTGCGAGCTACCGAGAGGTGTGGGCGTCGACGCACCCACCCCAGTGA
- a CDS encoding PrsW family intramembrane metalloprotease, giving the protein MTDKMNLILRIAGMLILLASAVWSAIYFSQLPFNATIAAMSALHAALWLLLAWLLLRNHPGRPVHSSPAFIFAGFVSGMALCAPSVTTNESIIAFKDWLGLGSLGFALLTPTAEELFKFATVFILSTMIFRIRRPIEAVTIAIAVGFGFAALENATYILKAALDNLNSDVEGSLLGYAARTVPGPWGHSLYLGLSAWGLGVFLCRTDKSLRWRIGQLVIWYFLGFAIHSIFNASTELPGEIAPLVALIAVIAFTWIGGIWLYLRTRKIGRRDIAETTGGTEVAASAPTVEEASAREARQRS; this is encoded by the coding sequence GTGACCGACAAAATGAACCTCATCCTCCGCATCGCAGGAATGCTGATCCTCCTCGCCTCCGCTGTCTGGTCGGCTATCTACTTCAGCCAGCTCCCCTTCAACGCAACGATCGCGGCAATGAGCGCATTGCACGCGGCGCTGTGGTTACTGCTGGCGTGGCTTCTGCTGCGCAACCACCCGGGTCGCCCTGTTCATTCCTCTCCCGCCTTCATCTTCGCGGGGTTCGTCTCAGGTATGGCTCTGTGCGCCCCTTCAGTGACCACGAATGAATCCATCATCGCCTTCAAGGACTGGCTGGGCTTGGGCAGTTTGGGATTCGCTCTGCTGACCCCCACAGCCGAGGAGTTATTCAAATTCGCCACGGTGTTCATCCTGAGCACCATGATCTTCCGCATCCGCCGCCCCATTGAGGCCGTAACCATCGCGATTGCCGTCGGTTTCGGCTTCGCGGCGCTGGAGAACGCCACCTACATCTTGAAAGCGGCGCTCGATAACCTCAACTCCGATGTCGAGGGCTCGCTCTTGGGGTATGCCGCCCGGACCGTCCCTGGACCATGGGGCCACTCGCTCTACCTCGGTCTCTCGGCATGGGGCCTCGGCGTCTTTTTGTGCCGCACGGACAAATCCCTCCGCTGGCGCATCGGCCAACTGGTCATCTGGTACTTCCTCGGATTCGCCATTCACTCGATCTTCAACGCTTCAACCGAGCTACCCGGCGAGATCGCCCCGCTGGTGGCGTTGATCGCGGTCATTGCGTTCACCTGGATCGGCGGAATCTGGCTCTACCTACGCACCCGCAAGATCGGCCGCCGAGACATCGCGGAGACGACTGGGGGGACTGAAGTCGCAGCTTCCGCACCGACTGTTGAGGAAGCTTCAGCCCGAGAAGCCAGGCAGCGGTCTTAA
- a CDS encoding MFS transporter, giving the protein MKPAVNPWNTLAALAAGYFLVLIDQGFMPVITPMLPFDVGNAVWLTSVYLLCTVAPMPATGRLGDAYGQRRVFLIGLAVYVAALVFAGASWSFGSLVVARGVQGFGAAVFLPQAFGLIPRVFNEDTQGRAFAAWGVIGSVASLIGPVAGGAIAESAGWRAAFFAQAGLGAAALVAGLVALPKLPAGQQRIYFLPVLLSFGGLGCLVYGIQYGEWLSIALGVVSLAALFLAARSGEDRGFLPLELVRDRSFALGAVGVAAMGFTVASMFIPLMYWLQTVAGASPTASGLIAAPMSVFALVLTPAAGYLTDRRDPGLLCVGGFLVCAAGLGFAIVLIGASADVWWFAAVTALLGIGGAFVWAPNAAVTMRGVAEGQTGAASGLYNTARQVGSVLGVALMGTVLAAGPIEATAGKAVALPLAAMLVGAAASIPLRTRKGNKVPHGADSAT; this is encoded by the coding sequence TTGAAGCCCGCCGTTAACCCCTGGAATACCCTCGCGGCACTCGCCGCGGGGTATTTTCTCGTTCTGATCGACCAGGGCTTCATGCCCGTGATCACCCCGATGCTGCCTTTCGACGTGGGCAATGCGGTGTGGCTGACCAGCGTGTACCTGCTGTGCACCGTGGCCCCCATGCCGGCGACCGGCCGGTTGGGCGACGCCTACGGTCAGCGCCGCGTGTTCCTCATCGGCCTGGCGGTCTATGTAGCTGCCCTCGTGTTCGCGGGGGCATCCTGGTCGTTCGGCTCCCTCGTTGTCGCGCGCGGGGTGCAGGGCTTCGGTGCCGCTGTTTTCCTGCCGCAGGCCTTCGGGCTGATTCCTCGTGTTTTCAACGAAGACACCCAGGGGCGCGCCTTTGCCGCGTGGGGTGTGATCGGTTCGGTCGCCTCCCTGATAGGTCCGGTGGCTGGCGGCGCCATAGCTGAATCGGCTGGCTGGCGCGCCGCGTTCTTCGCCCAGGCGGGGCTTGGTGCCGCCGCACTTGTCGCCGGCCTGGTCGCGCTGCCGAAGCTGCCGGCGGGGCAGCAGCGGATCTATTTTCTTCCCGTCCTGCTGTCCTTCGGCGGACTCGGGTGCTTGGTCTACGGCATCCAGTACGGCGAGTGGCTGAGCATCGCACTCGGCGTCGTGAGTCTCGCTGCCCTCTTCCTAGCTGCGCGCAGCGGCGAGGACAGAGGCTTCCTACCCCTGGAACTCGTCCGCGACCGTTCCTTCGCCCTCGGTGCCGTCGGCGTTGCCGCGATGGGCTTCACTGTGGCGTCGATGTTCATCCCGTTGATGTACTGGTTGCAGACAGTCGCCGGGGCATCGCCGACCGCCTCCGGACTCATCGCGGCGCCGATGTCGGTCTTCGCGTTGGTGCTCACACCTGCCGCCGGCTACCTCACGGACCGGCGTGACCCCGGCCTGCTGTGCGTCGGCGGCTTTCTCGTGTGCGCGGCGGGCTTGGGGTTCGCCATCGTTTTGATCGGCGCATCCGCGGACGTGTGGTGGTTCGCCGCCGTGACCGCGTTGCTGGGAATCGGCGGGGCTTTCGTGTGGGCACCGAACGCGGCGGTGACCATGAGGGGCGTTGCGGAGGGGCAGACCGGCGCGGCGTCCGGGTTGTACAACACCGCCCGCCAGGTGGGAAGCGTCCTCGGTGTCGCATTGATGGGCACAGTGCTCGCCGCCGGGCCGATCGAGGCCACCGCGGGGAAGGCGGTCGCCCTTCCGCTGGCGGCGATGCTCGTCGGTGCCGCTGCTTCAATTCCGCTGCGCACCAGGAAGGGCAATAAGGTTCCGCACGGCGCGGACAGCGCTACTTAA
- a CDS encoding GNAT family N-acetyltransferase, with translation MSSRDQSFSDNPALSNQWVRLEPLSLEHAESLAFHVGDLSKLWYQDHIPTPAGVPEYIESNLADQERGERAPWAIVDPAGTAIGVTTFLHPDPANRSIEIGSTWITKEAQGAPFNKAAKLLMLQRAFEDLGCLRVEIRTHYMNRQSRAAIESLGAKLDGVLRRHKILKSGLVRDTCVYSILDTEWPEVKTALEARLRA, from the coding sequence ATGAGTTCCCGTGACCAGAGCTTCAGCGACAACCCGGCGCTGAGCAACCAGTGGGTGAGACTGGAACCGTTGAGCCTCGAGCACGCTGAGTCGCTCGCCTTCCATGTCGGGGACTTGTCCAAGCTGTGGTACCAGGACCACATCCCGACTCCAGCGGGAGTTCCCGAGTATATTGAATCGAATCTCGCTGATCAGGAACGTGGTGAACGTGCCCCGTGGGCGATCGTCGACCCGGCTGGCACCGCCATCGGTGTGACCACGTTCCTGCACCCGGACCCGGCGAACCGGAGCATCGAGATCGGCTCGACGTGGATCACCAAAGAGGCCCAGGGCGCGCCGTTCAATAAAGCGGCGAAACTGCTCATGCTCCAGCGCGCCTTCGAGGATCTCGGATGCCTGCGCGTGGAGATCCGCACGCACTACATGAACCGGCAGTCGCGCGCGGCCATCGAGAGCCTCGGCGCCAAGCTCGACGGGGTACTGCGCAGGCACAAGATCCTCAAAAGCGGCCTCGTCCGCGACACCTGCGTCTACTCCATCCTGGACACCGAGTGGCCCGAGGTGAAGACCGCGCTCGAGGCGCGGCTGCGAGCTTAA
- a CDS encoding NAD-dependent epimerase/dehydratase family protein has product MRTLVTGGAGFIGSHLVDALIGEGHSVAVLDNLSSGRADNLKHQPSVELVEGDVRDEGVEGIVDKLAPEVIFHLAAQIDVRKSVEDPIADARVNILATINLAEAARKAGVRKIVHTSSGGSIYGTPDTFPVDESFPVDPHSPYAASKLAGEQYLGTFRHLYGIQASYIAPANVYGPRQNPHGEAGVVAIFSENLLRGNPTKIFGGGTNTRDYVYVGDVARAFVLAAGERGDGTRFNIGTSVETTDRDLHSLVAKHADAPDTPEDFPPRLGDVPRSALSYRRAREVLGWEPTVSLDEGVARTVDYFRTMQ; this is encoded by the coding sequence GTGCGCACTCTTGTCACCGGCGGAGCCGGCTTCATCGGATCCCATCTCGTCGACGCCCTCATAGGGGAGGGGCATAGTGTCGCTGTGCTGGACAATTTGAGCAGCGGCCGCGCTGACAACCTGAAGCATCAGCCGTCGGTGGAGCTCGTCGAGGGCGATGTGCGGGACGAGGGGGTTGAGGGGATCGTCGATAAGCTTGCTCCCGAGGTGATCTTCCACCTCGCCGCGCAGATCGACGTGCGCAAGTCCGTCGAGGACCCGATCGCGGACGCGAGGGTGAATATTTTGGCGACGATCAATCTCGCAGAAGCCGCGCGGAAGGCTGGTGTGCGCAAGATCGTGCACACGTCGTCGGGCGGGTCGATTTACGGCACTCCGGATACGTTCCCTGTCGACGAGTCCTTCCCGGTCGATCCGCACTCGCCTTACGCGGCGTCGAAGCTGGCCGGCGAGCAGTACTTGGGCACATTCCGCCACCTCTACGGGATTCAGGCGAGCTATATCGCGCCGGCGAATGTGTACGGGCCGCGGCAGAATCCTCACGGGGAGGCCGGTGTTGTGGCGATCTTCTCGGAGAACCTGCTGCGGGGCAACCCGACGAAGATTTTCGGTGGTGGCACCAACACCCGCGACTACGTCTACGTCGGCGATGTGGCACGCGCATTCGTGCTGGCCGCGGGGGAACGAGGCGACGGGACGCGCTTCAATATCGGCACCTCAGTGGAGACGACCGACCGTGATCTGCACAGCCTTGTAGCGAAACATGCCGACGCGCCCGATACGCCCGAGGATTTTCCGCCGCGGCTTGGCGACGTCCCCCGCTCCGCCCTTTCCTACCGCCGTGCACGGGAGGTTCTCGGATGGGAGCCCACCGTCAGCCTCGACGAGGGCGTGGCGCGCACCGTCGACTACTTCCGGACGATGCAATGA
- the nadC gene encoding carboxylating nicotinate-nucleotide diphosphorylase, producing MGAPLNKEATLRLIRLGLEEDFAHGPDATSEATVDTDVTLTARLVPRQPGVVAGLGTVEWTMNEVSPDIAVTVHATDGDLVAPGDRLATISGPARAVLSAERTALNLLTYASGIATCTHEWTRELSGTDAKVRDSRKTLPGYRDLAKYAVRCGGGINHRMSLGDAVLIKDNHVASVGTVAEAYRRTTAAFPDLPSEIEVDDLEQLEEALAFSPDLVMLDNFGVEGTREAVDKRNALSPSTKLESSGGLTLDRARAYAETGVDFLAVGALTHSVAILDIGLDAALQ from the coding sequence ATGGGTGCACCACTGAATAAGGAAGCGACTCTGCGCCTCATCCGTCTCGGCCTCGAAGAAGATTTCGCGCACGGCCCCGACGCCACCTCGGAGGCGACTGTCGACACCGATGTCACGCTCACCGCCCGCCTCGTCCCGCGCCAGCCCGGTGTGGTCGCGGGTCTCGGCACCGTCGAATGGACCATGAACGAAGTCTCCCCAGACATCGCCGTGACGGTCCACGCGACCGACGGCGACCTAGTCGCACCGGGTGATCGTCTCGCGACAATTTCCGGCCCAGCACGGGCGGTCTTGTCGGCGGAACGCACTGCGTTGAATCTGCTCACCTACGCCAGCGGCATCGCCACCTGCACCCACGAGTGGACCCGGGAGCTCTCAGGGACCGATGCCAAAGTCCGCGACTCCCGCAAGACCTTGCCCGGATACCGCGACTTAGCCAAGTACGCGGTGCGGTGCGGTGGCGGAATCAACCACCGGATGAGCCTGGGGGATGCTGTGCTGATCAAGGACAACCACGTCGCCAGCGTCGGCACCGTGGCTGAAGCGTATCGGCGCACCACCGCCGCCTTCCCGGACCTCCCCAGTGAGATCGAGGTTGACGACCTCGAGCAGCTCGAAGAAGCCCTGGCATTCTCCCCCGATCTGGTCATGCTGGATAATTTCGGGGTGGAGGGGACGCGGGAGGCCGTCGATAAGCGGAATGCCCTTTCTCCGTCGACGAAGCTGGAATCTTCGGGCGGATTGACGCTCGACCGCGCCCGCGCGTATGCCGAAACCGGCGTGGATTTCCTCGCTGTCGGCGCGCTCACGCACTCGGTTGCCATCCTCGACATAGGACTGGACGCCGCATTGCAGTAA
- the gatC gene encoding Asp-tRNA(Asn)/Glu-tRNA(Gln) amidotransferase subunit GatC, translating to MAEASGISREEVAGIARLARIAVSDEELDQLAGQLDTIVEAVSAVQSVDTEGVEPMSHPHSVEAAMREDVQRTTLTQTQALDQAPEVEDDRFMVPQILGEED from the coding sequence GTGGCTGAAGCCTCAGGAATCTCCCGCGAGGAGGTCGCAGGCATCGCGCGGTTGGCGCGCATCGCCGTGAGCGACGAGGAGCTGGACCAGCTGGCTGGTCAGCTGGACACCATCGTGGAGGCCGTCTCCGCAGTGCAATCAGTGGACACCGAAGGCGTCGAGCCGATGAGCCACCCGCACAGTGTTGAAGCGGCAATGCGTGAGGACGTCCAGCGCACCACCCTCACCCAGACCCAGGCCCTCGACCAGGCACCGGAGGTTGAGGACGACCGCTTCATGGTTCCGCAGATCCTGGGGGAGGAGGACTAA
- the nadA gene encoding quinolinate synthase NadA yields MWTDEVNQLKKERNAVILAHNYQIPEIQDIADFTGDSLALSRIAADTDADVIVFCGVHFMAESAKILSPEKTVLIPDEDAGCSLADSITADQLWDWKAENPGAVVVSYVNTTADVKALTDICCTSSNAVDVVNSIDPDSEILFCPDQFLGAHVKRQTGRENIRIWAGECHVHAGINGKELADQAAAHPDAPLYIHPECGCANSAIYLAGEGVIAPERVHMLSTGGMLDQADRDKQGTVLVATEVGMLHQLQKKSPLADFQPVNPQASCKYMKMITPEKLVASLRDMRDEVTVPEDVADKARQSLERMIAIGNPGSGE; encoded by the coding sequence ATGTGGACCGATGAAGTGAATCAGCTCAAAAAAGAACGAAACGCCGTCATTCTGGCGCACAATTACCAGATACCTGAAATCCAGGACATCGCAGATTTCACCGGTGATTCGCTGGCTCTATCCCGCATCGCGGCTGATACCGACGCAGATGTCATCGTTTTCTGCGGCGTGCACTTCATGGCTGAGAGCGCCAAGATTCTCAGCCCCGAAAAGACGGTTCTCATTCCTGACGAAGACGCCGGTTGCTCCCTGGCCGACTCCATCACTGCTGATCAGTTGTGGGACTGGAAAGCCGAGAACCCGGGCGCGGTGGTAGTCAGCTACGTCAACACCACAGCGGACGTGAAGGCCCTGACCGATATCTGCTGCACGTCCTCCAACGCCGTCGACGTGGTCAACTCCATCGACCCCGATTCTGAGATCCTCTTCTGCCCCGATCAATTCCTCGGCGCCCACGTCAAGCGCCAGACCGGCCGGGAGAACATCCGAATCTGGGCCGGTGAGTGCCACGTCCACGCCGGCATCAATGGCAAGGAACTAGCCGACCAAGCAGCCGCGCACCCCGACGCTCCCCTGTACATCCACCCCGAGTGCGGATGCGCGAATTCCGCGATCTACCTGGCCGGCGAAGGCGTCATCGCCCCGGAGCGCGTCCATATGCTCTCCACCGGCGGCATGCTCGACCAAGCCGACCGCGACAAGCAGGGCACCGTCCTCGTCGCCACTGAAGTGGGCATGCTGCACCAACTGCAGAAAAAGTCGCCGCTGGCGGACTTCCAGCCCGTCAACCCCCAGGCCTCCTGCAAATACATGAAGATGATCACGCCGGAGAAGCTCGTGGCCAGCCTCCGCGACATGCGCGACGAAGTCACGGTGCCAGAGGATGTCGCTGATAAGGCACGCCAGTCGCTAGAGCGCATGATCGCCATCGGCAACCCAGGCAGCGGGGAGTGA
- a CDS encoding 6-phosphofructokinase translates to MRLATLTSGGDCPGLNAVIRGIVRTASSEYGSTVVGYQDGWVGLMEDLRQDLYDDAFIDSILLRGGTILGTGRLHPDKFKAGLDQIKANLEDAGIDALIPIGGEGTLKGAKWLSDNGIPVVGVPKTIDNDVNATDYTFGFDTAVSVATDAIDRLHTTAESHNRILIVEVMGRHVGWIALHAGMAGGAHYTVIPEDPFDIEDICKAMERRFQMGEKYGIIVVAEGAVPKEGTMDAGLGEEDEFGHKTFNGMGQIIGDEIKRRLGYDVRTTVLGHTQRGGTPTAYDRVLATRYGIHAARAAHEGNFGTTVALHGEEIALVPLADAVGQLKRVPEYRIKTARSVFG, encoded by the coding sequence ATGCGTCTTGCCACACTTACTTCCGGCGGCGACTGCCCCGGCCTCAACGCTGTCATCCGCGGCATTGTCCGCACCGCGAGCTCGGAATACGGCTCTACCGTTGTCGGCTACCAGGACGGCTGGGTAGGTCTCATGGAGGACCTTCGCCAGGATTTGTACGACGACGCCTTCATCGATTCGATCCTGCTGCGCGGCGGCACCATTTTGGGCACCGGCCGCCTGCACCCGGACAAGTTCAAGGCCGGCTTGGACCAGATCAAGGCGAACCTCGAGGATGCCGGTATTGACGCGCTGATCCCGATCGGCGGCGAAGGCACCCTCAAGGGCGCCAAGTGGCTCTCCGACAACGGTATTCCGGTGGTGGGTGTGCCGAAGACGATCGACAACGACGTCAACGCGACCGACTACACTTTCGGCTTCGACACGGCGGTGTCGGTGGCAACGGATGCCATCGATCGTTTGCACACCACGGCGGAATCCCACAACCGCATCCTCATTGTCGAGGTCATGGGCCGTCACGTCGGCTGGATCGCGCTCCACGCGGGCATGGCCGGCGGCGCGCACTACACGGTCATCCCGGAGGACCCCTTCGACATCGAGGACATCTGCAAGGCGATGGAGCGCCGTTTCCAGATGGGGGAGAAGTACGGCATCATCGTCGTCGCCGAGGGCGCTGTGCCCAAGGAGGGCACCATGGACGCGGGCCTCGGCGAGGAGGACGAATTCGGCCACAAGACCTTCAACGGCATGGGCCAGATCATCGGCGACGAGATCAAGCGCCGCCTAGGCTACGACGTGCGCACGACCGTGCTCGGCCACACGCAGCGCGGCGGCACCCCGACGGCCTATGACCGTGTCCTCGCCACCCGCTACGGTATCCATGCCGCTCGCGCCGCACACGAAGGCAATTTCGGTACCACTGTCGCACTCCACGGCGAAGAAATCGCGCTCGTCCCGCTCGCGGATGCCGTGGGCCAGTTGAAGCGCGTTCCGGAGTACCGGATCAAGACTGCCCGTTCCGTGTTCGGTTAA
- a CDS encoding cytochrome P450 produces MQPNGLDESTLAGTEPRAFADALLGAGTRLAKDGDEVVVTGHDLAREVAETPEKFSSAVSRFMQLPNGLDGEEHAKVRTMIERYLDAPAVEGLEPAFREIARAIIADAAKEGMVDAVGDVGAQFAVRAMTAWLGWPAEVNEELVAWVADNNAATRSGQLERTAAVAERFDDIIRSVVAPLQENPDDSVTSRLIYDDSLGRPLEFEEVVSILRNWTAGDLSSMAYCIGVIVEALIQHPELKERLGQGVSRAEFTAIADEILRADSPFVSNRRITTCPVSLDGVELPEGQKVRIHWTAANRDPETFDDVDGFDPEANAPQNLVWGAGPHACPGKDLSVIELQAFTEELCAAVELSRAGDGEREIHPVGGWASLPVRLTARG; encoded by the coding sequence ATGCAGCCGAATGGACTCGACGAGTCCACCCTGGCGGGAACTGAGCCCCGCGCATTCGCGGACGCCCTGCTCGGCGCCGGAACGAGGCTGGCGAAGGACGGCGACGAGGTCGTTGTCACAGGGCATGACCTCGCGCGCGAGGTGGCCGAGACACCGGAGAAGTTTTCTTCCGCCGTGTCGCGCTTCATGCAGCTGCCCAACGGCCTTGACGGTGAAGAGCACGCCAAGGTCCGCACGATGATCGAGCGCTACCTCGATGCTCCCGCCGTCGAGGGGCTCGAACCGGCGTTCCGGGAGATTGCCCGGGCCATCATCGCCGATGCCGCAAAGGAAGGCATGGTCGACGCAGTGGGGGACGTGGGCGCGCAATTCGCGGTCCGCGCGATGACCGCCTGGTTGGGGTGGCCGGCAGAGGTCAACGAGGAGTTGGTCGCGTGGGTCGCGGACAACAATGCGGCCACCCGTTCCGGGCAGCTCGAGCGCACGGCCGCGGTGGCGGAGCGTTTCGACGATATCATCCGTTCCGTCGTCGCACCGTTGCAGGAGAATCCGGATGATTCGGTGACGTCGCGCCTGATTTACGACGACAGCCTTGGCCGCCCGCTGGAATTCGAGGAGGTCGTCTCCATTCTGCGCAACTGGACCGCAGGAGACCTGAGCTCCATGGCGTACTGCATCGGCGTGATCGTCGAAGCCTTGATCCAGCACCCGGAGCTCAAGGAGCGCTTGGGTCAAGGTGTCTCCCGCGCCGAGTTCACAGCGATAGCCGACGAGATCCTCCGTGCCGATTCCCCGTTCGTAAGCAACCGGCGCATCACCACCTGCCCCGTGTCGCTCGACGGTGTGGAGCTGCCGGAGGGGCAGAAGGTGCGCATCCACTGGACCGCCGCCAACCGCGACCCGGAGACGTTTGACGACGTCGACGGCTTCGATCCGGAGGCGAACGCGCCGCAGAACCTGGTTTGGGGCGCCGGCCCGCACGCATGCCCGGGCAAGGACCTCTCCGTGATTGAGCTGCAGGCGTTCACCGAAGAGCTCTGCGCGGCCGTGGAGTTGTCGCGTGCGGGCGATGGGGAACGGGAGATCCACCCGGTGGGTGGCTGGGCGTCGCTTCCCGTGCGCCTTACCGCTCGCGGTTGA
- the gatA gene encoding Asp-tRNA(Asn)/Glu-tRNA(Gln) amidotransferase subunit GatA: MADYTIPAEGLTSLPAHVLAEKIQAGEVTSREVTQAFLDRIAETDGTIGAFLHVGAEEALKTADEVDAAVKAGEAPASPLAGVPLALKDLFVTTDAPTTAASKMLEGYMSPYDATIVTKIRKAGIPILGKTNLDEFAMGSSTENSAYKVTRNPHDLDRTPGGSGGGTAAALAAGQAPLGIGTDTGGSIRQPASLTGTVGVKPTYGAVSRYGMIANASSLDQCGPCANNVLDTALLHEVIAGHDEFDATSVDRPVSSVVAAAREGASGDLTGVKVGRVKQFGGEGTQSGVGEAIDKAIAQLESQGAEIVEVDCPNFAHVMGAYYIIQTSEVSSNLARFDGMRYGQRVGDDGTNSAEDVMSLTRGEGFGDEVKRRVILGTYALSVGYYDAYYLQAQRIRTLVAQDFAKAFELVDIIAGPATPTTAFKLGDKVDDPLAMYNFDLFTLPLNLAGLPGMSVPAGTASDTGLPVGLQLIAPAFADERLYQVAAAFEARR; the protein is encoded by the coding sequence ATGGCCGACTACACTATTCCCGCTGAAGGTTTGACCAGCCTGCCGGCGCACGTGCTGGCAGAGAAGATCCAGGCCGGCGAGGTGACCTCCCGCGAGGTCACCCAGGCATTTCTGGACCGCATAGCGGAGACAGACGGGACCATCGGCGCTTTTTTGCACGTCGGTGCAGAGGAAGCGTTGAAGACTGCCGATGAAGTCGACGCCGCTGTGAAGGCTGGCGAAGCTCCGGCGTCCCCGCTTGCCGGTGTGCCGCTGGCTTTGAAAGACCTATTTGTCACCACCGACGCTCCGACCACGGCCGCCTCGAAGATGCTCGAGGGCTACATGAGCCCGTACGACGCGACGATCGTGACCAAGATCCGTAAGGCAGGCATCCCGATTCTGGGCAAGACCAACCTCGACGAGTTCGCGATGGGCTCCTCGACGGAGAATTCCGCGTACAAGGTCACCCGAAACCCCCATGACCTGGACCGAACCCCGGGTGGTTCAGGCGGCGGAACCGCGGCGGCTCTGGCTGCGGGGCAGGCGCCCTTGGGCATCGGCACCGACACCGGCGGCTCCATCCGCCAGCCAGCGTCGCTCACCGGCACCGTCGGTGTGAAGCCGACCTACGGCGCTGTCTCCCGCTACGGCATGATCGCCAACGCCTCCTCCCTCGACCAGTGCGGTCCGTGCGCGAACAACGTGCTCGACACTGCTTTGCTGCACGAGGTCATTGCCGGCCACGACGAGTTCGATGCCACGAGCGTCGACCGCCCAGTCAGCTCCGTCGTCGCTGCCGCCCGCGAGGGTGCTTCCGGCGATCTCACCGGCGTCAAGGTGGGCCGCGTGAAGCAGTTCGGCGGCGAGGGGACGCAAAGTGGTGTGGGGGAAGCCATCGATAAGGCGATCGCGCAGCTGGAATCCCAGGGTGCGGAGATCGTTGAGGTGGATTGCCCGAATTTCGCCCACGTCATGGGTGCGTACTACATCATCCAGACTTCCGAGGTCAGCTCGAACCTCGCGCGTTTCGACGGCATGCGTTACGGCCAGCGCGTCGGCGACGACGGCACGAATTCGGCCGAGGACGTCATGTCGCTCACCCGCGGTGAAGGCTTCGGCGACGAGGTCAAGCGCCGCGTCATCCTGGGCACCTACGCTCTGTCTGTCGGCTACTACGACGCGTACTACCTGCAGGCGCAGCGCATCCGTACCCTCGTGGCTCAGGATTTCGCCAAGGCCTTCGAGCTGGTGGATATCATCGCCGGTCCGGCGACTCCGACCACGGCGTTCAAGCTGGGCGACAAGGTCGACGACCCGCTGGCAATGTACAACTTCGACCTCTTTACGCTGCCGCTGAACCTGGCTGGTCTGCCGGGCATGTCGGTGCCGGCCGGCACCGCGTCCGACACCGGACTGCCTGTCGGTCTGCAGCTCATCGCGCCGGCCTTCGCCGACGAACGTCTCTACCAGGTGGCCGCCGCTTTTGAAGCCCGCCGTTAA